In Besnoitia besnoiti strain Bb-Ger1 chromosome I, whole genome shotgun sequence, the genomic window tTGGGGAACGAAAAAATTCACCCGCTGACCGGGGTAGCGACCCGTCTCCGCGACCGTCGCGCGAaaggccttcgcctccgcctccgccacgtCCTCAAACGAAATCGTGTCAGTGACGAATCGCGGAAACAAATGCCGCCGGAACGCGCGTCCCCGATTCAGCGCTGAGacctctcgctgccgccaacGCCACcaccccgcgcggcgccacagcGGATCGCGGATCGCTGAAGAAacatgcacatacatacgCGCGCGCCAGTCGTCCAGAACACCAGACTTGCAACGTGAATCGATCACCTCGGCAGGCACGGGAgcgcagaagcggagaaaacgagtatgaacacgcagaaaacagacagagaaacaagacagaggagagaccCTAAACAGACagagcagccgcggccggcgcctgaGACGACTTTTTTTCCATTTGCATTCAAAAAATCACAAAAACATGGTTCTGACGCTTTTCTAGACAAGCTAGGTaaggagaggcgaagaagggggCATagacgcagggagagacacagagagtCCACTGTAGCAGGGGGAGCGGGCAGtaagctgcagcggcgaatGCACTGAGAAAGCGCGAGGACCAAAAAAAAGGCAGAAGACAGAACGAGGGAGACTAAGGTCGGGGCGAAAAACCACAGACCAACAACTCAGAGACAGAGAGTGAGCACGAGTCCGAAGAGaggacagagagaagagaacagagggaagagcgagaagggagacagaagacagtagaaagagaagagaaacgagagaacgaagagggGAACAACAGCGCGGCAAGGCACGCGCGATGCAGTGAGCCAGACTCGTGGCAGCTCCCAGACTACTCATCTTCCCGCTAGGCATCACACCACATCGAGAATCATCCACGAGCTCAGCTGGGGGCGTGTCTGCTACTCACGCACTGCCGCAATCGACAGCGTGTGTCTCTTTCCTCTGAAGAAGCCCTGCGACTTGCAGAGCCGTttcggcgcggacgcgtatcgctgctgcggctttgCTAACGCGCACTTACATCGTTTCGTGTTGGGCAACCCTGAGGAGAAGTTGCGAgaggggaggagacgcgcggcagtgtgcggcgcgtcgtcggcgccgccccagcCCGAGGGGGACGCGgtgacgcagaaggcgcttcCTGCGACAGGaaacgcgaggcgacgcgaccCTCCTGGCTGTTGACCAGCTGCGTTGCGCGCGACCAGCGGAGGAATCACGGGAGAGGCATGCAAacaagaaggaagaggagaagccgGCAGGTGCGCGGAAAAGAGACcagtcgcgggcgcgaggctgcgcgcgacgcctcgcccgccaacacaggcagacgacggagacaaaCCCAAGGAACCTGAGACAGAAGACTCGAcaagcgcccgccgcgcgcgcagagaagaacaGCGGAAGGACGATGTAGATGAtgagacagaagagaaggagacggcggcggacgtcgccgcgggggcgagagggagaggagacagaaaggagagccaagaaagagaaggcagagggGTCGAACCCCCTGCTttgcgagcgcgacgcgccaaGGGCCGAATCATCtcgtctcgctttcttctttcacCTGCATATCGCCAGAGGGCGGAAGACGCCCGTGTACTCTTCGCTTCTTAAGCCTCACGTTGCGGCGACGTGGCGGGCCGTCCCCTGGGGCTGGCGCGCTGCTTCCCCTtgctctccgcctcttgTCCCTTTCCTCAAATCGCTCGCTGAGGTGGCGCTAGGCTGAAACAGGGCTTGACAATTTCGGacaaaagagagaaaaacggcaCCGTTGCGGGGGTACAAACAACGGGATGTGCAGATTGGCGACTCACGCGCCGGAAGCTCCCGAGGGATGAAGGAAACTGCCGCCGTTCTGTACTTGAGGCGATCACGTGCCCTTGAAACAGTGTTGAcacgcgaagaaagagaggtgTTCAACTTCTCTATCACAAACCGAGCCCTCTCGATTCTCTCGTGAACACCTTGCGGCAGAGCCCCGAAGAAGAGGGGTAGAGAACGCGAAGGGAGAGGATCTTCGTGTGTGACGACGAGCGCGCCAGGCTAGCCGCACCAAGACGAAATGATAGTTTTCGtcgtgtctcttctgcggcttctgcgaGAAACGAATGCTTTCAAGTTGTTTCGGCGTCACTCGAGGCGGCAACTCTGTGTACCTACACCACATGCAGTTCGCTGACatcgtctgcatgcgcaccgCCGTTCGGAGAGAAAGAAGTCATTTGGTTTTTGCAGCTTGAAGCCGGTGAAACAGAGCCCAGAGCCTGCAGCACAGATCCTTACTTCTGTTttcccttttttttcttctgacCGGTAGACTTGCACAGGTTTCAAATCCGGCGCGTGACCTTCGACACGCGTCCGTTGCCTCGTCGGGCTTGTGCTGTCGTTGTCTCTCTCGGTGTCTCTCCGTGCCGTCTCTACTTTTCGCTTTTATCTCCTTTTTCCTCGCTTTCCCCTACTCTCTTTTCTGACCCTCTCTACGCAGCAtctttcgctttctctcacCCCCTTCACTAACCAGAGCTGTGCTGTCGGTTGGCTACCGTCTGCGCTGGGGAGCTCTGTTGTCGTTGCCTGCCACGCAGAAGGCCATTTCAGTCGCTTCGCACTTTGTTCGGATGTAGACTTGCGTTTGACTTTCATACTGAAAGCAGCTCAGCTTGATTCTCTAGCGGTTGACGCAGTTACTCAGCTGCTTCGCCCCTGCAGTTTCCACATTTAGTGAGGCTGATGCCGTCAACGAAAGGAAAACACCACACCTTCGAGAGTGTCTTCTCAGGCGGCATTACTTCGCCGCCGTagctcctctccgcctcggaAAAACAATGCCTTCACTTCAAATTCAGCGGCATTCCCCGCGTGCGCATTGGGCCCCGTCTGCACTCCAGCGTGCttgcgcctcgctgtctcgtAGGCGAACAAGCGACTGGCGCACCTCGCTCAGGCCAGCACGTTCAGGAACGAAGCCTAGGCGTTTCGCGGGTTCAGCGTAACAGAATAAGGCTCCCGTCTCACTGGTGCGTGTAGACTTCGTCGACTTCTCAGGTTTTAAGGCGAATCTCCGCTTTGGCGGTGCGCTTTGATAAAATTCGTAGAGTCGCGCTAGAAGTCGCATACATGCAACCTTTCAAGAAGATCCCTAGACCTTACTTGTGGGAGAGACATGCGCTTTTCCTGTCAGACCCccgagaggaagcgcggaTTTGTCATGAAGTGCTTCGAATCGGATGCCCACACACGTATCTGCGTCGGGAGCTCTCAGAGCAGGGCTGTACGTATATGTGGCGACAACGGCGAAACGAATCTATGGCGAAGAAAACGCCACGAAAGAGAGAGATCGCCATGCTGCTCCCTTTAAAACTTCAAAAGAAGTAAATGAAGTAGCTGCACGTATCCATCGCttagagagaagagacaaagTTCACGTCCTGGCTGATTGATGCGACGACGCTTCCTAGCTACGCTGTGTTAATGCTCCTTTTACTTGCAAAACGCAGAACAGCAACGGTGCGGCAGCGACTGAGGAGTGCGGGAAGATGAATGGATGCTTCAGTTATTCATCACCAGGTTGCAAGCCCCACGACGCAGCCTTCGTGACCGCTCGAACCGAAAAGAGGCTTTACAAGAAACAGAAAAGGAGGCTTCGCCAGAGGACAAGGGCGAGGGATTCCTAAACAACGACGCACTGGTGCGTGTCTCAGAAACCAGAACCGATCCCAAACAACTCCGAAGCCGCAGCCTGTGCCCCAGCACTCGCGGCGCTTTCAAACTGAGACGCGACGAAgctggagcgcgcgcgaaacCCAGTCTCGCTCTCCGCACACAAGAGAGGTGGAGGCCTCTTCCACACGCGCGGAGGCTGACCCAGTCGAatgccgccgcctcagggGCGGCCGCCTTTTGTCGCCTGCAGTCTCCTGCGCTTCTTGGAAAACGaccgcagcctcctctcccttcgtgctgccgcgccgagaggcgcgacagcCTCCTGACCGTGTCGCGGGCAGAACCCCAGCACAAGAcctttagggtttagggtgcACCACGAATTCCAGCAGACGCACTCCGTTCGTTCGCGGGAACCCAGTCGTGCTCGGGGGCTGGTCTCCggggctgtctccgctgcagtGTCAGCGCGAAACCTCGAAGAGACCCGCGAGGGTCGCCCCGAGGGCCtctggcggcgaaggccagccgagcgccgccacccTGCCCTCTGCGTCCACGAGAAGGACCCTGCCGCCGTTCGCcaccagccgcagcggcgcggcggcgccgggtgGGTCGGTGAAAAGTAGGCcaacgcggcgcggcgagtgcgGAGTGAAGGCGAGACTCGGCGTGCTCCACAGCTCCACGCTATCTGAACAGACGCCCGCACAGAGACACCCGTGACCCAActtgcagcagcgcgcggacgcgcgaaaAAATCGGCGTGTGGCGAGGTAGAGGGCGCAGCAGGACcccccaggcgcgcgcggaagacaccCGCCAGGAAAGACGCGCGCCAGCCGGGAACAAGAGACTCTAAAACGAAGCACAACGATCACCCAAGAGACGCCCCGGGGCGAGGATGTagggcgggaggcgcgcatgcggcgcaaACAGGACTCGCTCAGCGCAGGACATTCACGGAGAGCGCTTTCGACCCTAAACCGTAATTTTGGGCAGTCTCGGCAGGgtgcgaggcgcagggcaCGAATGTCGCGgctttctgcgttttcttcttcgcttactgcgtcgcggcgcgtaGAAGACGAGCCCGCCTTCCGGAGCCTGCGagggacgcgcaggcgaggaggcgcggccgcgccgcagccaggcgaCTTGCGCCTCGCGGTAGCCCTTCCACATGTGCAGAATTTCTAGCGACGACGTGTGCACCAGCGAGACCTGCACACACGAGACCGAAATCGCAATCTGCGTGAGcaacgcgccgcagaaatAAGAGGCGAAACCACCGGCGGGTGCAGCTGGCGgagcccgcgcgcgagcgacacgcgacacgcacagacacacgccCTACACACGCAGCCGGCGGGCTTGGCTGAGTCAGCAAAGAGGCGGAAAACCCCGACGCTGGGCGACAGGAAGGGTTCAGAGGGTTCACGCAGAGGGAACCGCGCACACGTGCACGCAAAATCGAATTTCTGAAGAGGCACTTCACGCGGTCTGCGTCCTCACCCGCCCGCAGTTGTCTGTGATCGCCGCCAGCTTCGCATTCCAGGGGCAaacggcgagggagaggcccgtgcgccgccgctcatCGAGGACCTGCCCAGCGAGACTCGGCAAATTCACAGCGCCAACTGAGTCGACGCCTGAAACGAAAACACACGCAGGACTCTCCACGCCTGGGCGAGACAGTCGCCAAAacaggcaggcgcagcacgcTTGCGCATGACACAGCGAGGCATGCGCGGcgcaagcagcagcagagagcgtctcggcgagcccgcgaggaggccctGGCGGTGGCGAGCGTCACGCGCCTCAGCCGTTGCGCAAGAAAGCGTCCTTGCGAGCGCAAAACCGACCGTGGAAAAACGTTAGATTTCGCGAGTGCGTGGCAGCGGTGGCACAAGGGGATCGGACGCCGTTCTTGAAAACGTGTGCCGCCTCTTTGCTGCTTCGTGCCCGTGGAGACGGCTTAccgtcggcgccttctgcccGCGGCTTGCCGTTCTCTGTGCGACTCCCAGGCacgggcgaggaagcgggcgccggcgtctcctcggcggcgtgagcaggcgagccgaggagcgaggagaggccgtGGGAGACGtacgacgccgccgcagagagcagccGCGTGGGTCTGAGCGTCCGCAGCGCCAGAGTCCTCGTctccccgcggcgcgtcaCCCGCGCTCCaacccgcgccgcctcggcagacagcgccgcggcagggtAGACATGCAGCGTCAGCAccgcgtctctccctgcAGCTAAGACGCCGACTTCGAGGAGAGCAGACGCAACtgaagacgccggcgacgccgcgagcggcgcggcgggcacaCCCCCAGTCGCCGCAGTTGCGaggggcgaagaagaaggcgcagagtctgccgcggcagcagcgagacgctcgcgtgctgccgcggcgccgcgacgcgtctgccgcagcgagagcgacggcgcggcgggcgacatcatgcaggaggaagaggcggcgcggtcgccgaagaggaactgagacgccgagggcgcgcacgccgcgagggaggaagcgtCCGCCAGATCTGTGAGAAGCTCGGGGGCGAAGATAATCGCGTCATCGGAGTCGAGGTGCATAGACAACGCCGCTGCGCCACTCGCACAGCTGCGAGGCACGAGGGCGATCGCGTGCGTCGTCCCGCGATTGAGTCTACGCACAAAATGCACACATATCGAAACAGAAAGCAAAGGGGCGTGAAGAGAACTGTGTGCAGATACACCCTagcgcgaaaaaaacgcaccATGCGAAAACAGCGCAACAAACCGAGGAAAAACAGACTAGGCAGTAGCCCTCCTCCCCACAGTACCGgattcgcctctctgcttgcCTCTCTGCTTGCCTGCCTGCTTGCCTGCCTGCTTGCCTGCCTGCTTGCCTGCCTGCTTGCTGCACGTGAGTTCTCTGTGTGCTGcacctctctcttctgcgccatAGCTCGTCTCCCTTCTGCGCCCCAAATTCCCCTCTCCTCCTGTCTttccctcctctcctgcgCATCGACAGCTCCctcgcgagctgctgcgtgcgctgTCCTGCCATTCTACCACGCGCGTTCAAACAGTTTGTCTCTACAAGCGAATGCTTCCCCGAATAGAACCCGCGCCATTCGCAGCAGCGACTGACGAGCTCCACAGCGCCGCTTACTTCAGGAGGACGCGTTCTACCGCGCGACTCGCGTCCGCCCTTTCTTcctccccgccgcgtcgcacccgcgggccttcgctcgcgtcggcggGCTCCAAAAGTCTCTTGCCACAGTCgtcgcgccctgcgcctccgccgccgcccgcagacACGCTCTCGGGGGCGAACAGCGCGCGCctgagcgcggcgagacTGGCGATCCCGACGAGAGATTCTACGttcggcggagacgcggaagacacgggagcggcgaagagaaagccCACACAGGCCGGCGGAGTCTCTTGCAGCGAACCAGGCGACTCCCCGTTCATCTCG contains:
- a CDS encoding hypothetical protein (encoded by transcript BESB_002390); translation: MPGVLVLFSVAFPFFSGSVCIYSASGSLCLAFGWMDTPPLRAVAFLDPLESAAISTSGAFSASPFVWTRAPGASPSFTTPAISAATPLFSSRGADAEDAREMSANEMNGESPGSLQETPPACVGFLFAAPVSSASPPNVESLVGIASLAALRRALFAPESVSAGGGGGAGRDDCGKRLLEPADASEGPRVRRGGEEERADASRAVERVLLKLNRGTTHAIALVPRSCASGAAALSMHLDSDDAIIFAPELLTDLADASSLAACAPSASQFLFGDRAASSSCMMSPAAPSLSLRQTRRGAAAARERLAAAAADSAPSSSPLATAATGGVPAAPLAASPASSVASALLEVGVLAAGRDAVLTLHVYPAAALSAEAARVGARVTRRGETRTLALRTLRPTRLLSAAASYVSHGLSSLLGSPAHAAEETPAPASSPVPGSRTENGKPRAEGADGVDSVGAVNLPSLAGQVLDERRRTGLSLAVCPWNAKLAAITDNCGRVSLVHTSSLEILHMWKGYREAQVAWLRRGRASSPARPSQAPEGGLVFYAPRRNSVELWSTPSLAFTPHSPRRVGLLFTDPPGAAAPLRLVANGGRVLLVDAEGRVAALGWPSPPEALGATLAGLFEVSR